A window from Centropristis striata isolate RG_2023a ecotype Rhode Island chromosome 2, C.striata_1.0, whole genome shotgun sequence encodes these proteins:
- the LOC131981571 gene encoding uncharacterized protein LOC131981571, with protein sequence MSRMHDPSPAQGPSILQELLEQPAPPKPGPGNQQVRPSKSTAKTPRHMQQPVAQKSLQRQWEEQMMIGEGWPATEDIDESSSSDEEEKEANYVLLQPGGAAEALAKMSMAAFYRYLKGRTPEEVANLRKERARIKARINWAAKRDRLEAAAAQKRVWASTRKTLERAWAVEREAMKQEWASERERLLARWRHEMEIRVDKQTQVRRLLRELEIYRRHTRELSPNAPCRVALTRALADMIADEDNLPTHRSPAPSPRSPSPSYSPTTPIRLPSPDEGPGVPILYI encoded by the coding sequence ATGTCTCGGATGCACGACCCGTCTCCTGCGCAGGGACCAAGCATACTGCAGGAGCTGTTGGAACAACCCGCACCACCAAAACCAGGGCCAGGGAATCAACAGGTGAGACCATCCAAGTCTACTGCCAAAACTCCCCGGCACATGCAGCAGCCAGTGGCCCAGAAGTCTCTACAGCGCCAGTGGGAGGAGCAGATGATGATTGGAGAAGGATGGCCGGCGACTGAGGATATTGACGAATCCTCCTCATCggacgaggaggagaaggaggccaACTACGTCCTATTGCAGCCAGGGGGAGCAGCAGAGGCATTGGCAAAAATGTCCATGGCGGCCTTCTACAGGTACCTGAAGGGCCGTACCCCTGAAGAGGTTGCCAACCTCCGGAAGGAAAGGGCCAGAATCAAGGCCCGGATCAACTGGGCAGCAAAGCGTGACCGCCTCGAAGCGGCTGCAGCACAGAAGAGAGTGTGGGCTAGCACCAGGAAGACGCTGGAGAGAGCATGGGCTGTTGAAAGAGAGGCAATGAAACAGGAGTGGGCCAGCGAGCGGGAGAGATTGCTGGCCAGATGGAGGCACGAGATGGAAATCCGGGTTGACAAACAAACCCAGGTGAGGCGCCTCCTACGTGAGCTGGAAATCTACAGACGCCACACTCGGGAACTCTCCCCTAATGCGCCATGTCGTGTGGCACTAACACGGGCATTGGCTGATATGATCGCCGACGAAGACAACCTGCCCACTCACCGCAGCCCAGCACCCTCTCCTCGAAGCCCATCACCCTCATATTCACCCACCACTCCTATCCGCTTACCCAGCCCTGATGAGGGACCCGGGGTCCCTATCCTCTACATCTGA